A single genomic interval of Patescibacteria group bacterium harbors:
- a CDS encoding aminotransferase class I/II-fold pyridoxal phosphate-dependent enzyme → MFNRVKNLQLSVIKQMEIRAAKYPDVISLAQGIPSFDTPACIKRRVERALRAGAVAKYSLSPGLPELREMIEISLAKENMFYDWQKEIIVTAGSIEGLTAAVLAVSDPGDEIILPTPTYVSYKEVINLAGCTPIFVPLNEDQGWSFELAEFEQAITPKTKAILFCNPNNPTGTIYGREQLTGLAELAKKHNLFIISDEVYKDFIYGGSGKIFSLAELPEIRERVIRVFSFSKSHAMTGWRIGFIHSDESVIKEILKVHDCLVTCAPVISQYAAMGALEMGEGDVINFKKQYDRRRDLICSRLDRLNKYLRYIKPNSAYFVFPKILNNSDSLALALELLDKVQVAVVPGIAFGPNGEGHIRLSFGRTEAHINTAFDRLEKFFSL, encoded by the coding sequence ATGTTCAACCGAGTTAAAAATTTGCAATTAAGCGTTATTAAGCAGATGGAAATCCGGGCGGCTAAATACCCGGACGTTATTTCCTTAGCCCAAGGCATTCCCAGTTTTGATACTCCGGCCTGCATTAAACGGCGCGTGGAAAGAGCTTTGCGCGCCGGCGCCGTGGCTAAATATTCATTATCGCCCGGCCTGCCGGAACTTAGGGAAATGATAGAAATTTCTTTGGCTAAAGAAAACATGTTTTATGACTGGCAGAAAGAAATCATAGTAACGGCCGGATCAATTGAGGGCCTAACCGCGGCCGTTTTAGCCGTCAGCGACCCGGGCGACGAAATAATTCTGCCTACGCCGACTTATGTCTCGTACAAAGAAGTAATAAATTTAGCCGGCTGTACGCCGATTTTCGTGCCTTTAAACGAGGACCAAGGCTGGTCTTTTGAATTGGCTGAATTTGAGCAGGCCATCACGCCGAAAACCAAAGCCATCTTATTCTGCAACCCGAATAACCCGACCGGAACGATTTATGGCCGGGAGCAATTAACCGGTTTGGCCGAATTGGCGAAAAAACACAACCTTTTTATAATCAGCGACGAGGTTTATAAAGATTTTATTTATGGCGGTTCGGGAAAAATATTTTCCCTGGCCGAACTGCCGGAAATAAGAGAGCGCGTTATCAGGGTTTTCAGTTTTTCCAAATCCCACGCCATGACCGGCTGGCGCATCGGCTTTATCCATAGCGACGAATCGGTTATTAAAGAAATTTTAAAAGTGCATGACTGCCTGGTAACCTGCGCGCCGGTAATTTCCCAATACGCGGCCATGGGAGCTTTGGAAATGGGGGAGGGCGATGTAATTAATTTTAAAAAACAATATGACCGCCGCCGAGATTTAATTTGCTCAAGGCTTGATCGGCTTAATAAATACTTGCGCTACATAAAGCCTAACAGCGCTTATTTTGTTTTCCCTAAAATATTGAATAACAGCGATTCTCTGGCTTTGGCTTTAGAACTTTTGGATAAAGTCCAGGTCGCGGTTGTGCCCGGCATAGCCTTCGGGCCTAACGGCGAAGGGCATATCCGGTTAAGCTTCGGCCGGACCGAGGCGCATATCAATACGGCTTTTGACCGGCTGGAAAAATTTTTTAGCTTATGA
- the lysS gene encoding lysine--tRNA ligase — protein sequence MIKTSEREDRLKKLAELKKLGVNPYPAKAEKNIFVNNVLADFEKLQSGEVELKLAGRLRSLRAHGNLTFAHLEDGSGKIQLAFSKKEIGDSSYKIFSKYVDIGDFAQISGTAFLTHNGEKSVMVKDWRLLAKAVRPLPEKWHGLSDEEELLRKRYLDILFNSEVKDIFIKRAKFWQSIRDFLIKKNFLEVETPVLENTAGGADARPFLTHHNALDMNVYLRICAGELWQKRLMIAGFEKTFEIGRVFRNEGMDAEHLQDYTHMEFYWAYADYEAGMKLVEELFKYAAEETFGALKFKIKNFAVDLGKTWERYDYRETVKKYTGVDILATDIKQIEKKLKELGVEYDKKGFNKTRAIDNLWKYCRKQITGPGFLTGVPIEVSPLAKRDEKHPELSQRFQVIIAGSELGNGYSELNDPLDQVERFKEQAKLREAGDEEAQMFDAEFVEALEYGMPPACGFGMSERVFAFLMDRSMRECQIFPLMRPK from the coding sequence ATGATAAAAACAAGCGAGCGCGAGGACCGGCTTAAAAAATTAGCGGAATTAAAAAAATTAGGCGTCAACCCTTACCCGGCCAAAGCGGAAAAGAATATCTTTGTGAATAACGTTCTGGCTGATTTTGAAAAATTGCAATCAGGCGAAGTTGAATTGAAATTAGCCGGCCGGCTAAGAAGCCTGCGCGCCCACGGCAATCTTACTTTCGCCCATCTGGAAGACGGTAGCGGTAAAATCCAGCTGGCTTTTTCTAAAAAAGAAATTGGCGACTCGAGCTATAAAATATTTTCAAAATACGTTGACATCGGCGATTTCGCGCAAATCTCCGGCACGGCCTTTTTAACCCATAACGGTGAAAAAAGCGTTATGGTTAAAGATTGGCGGCTCTTAGCCAAAGCCGTCCGGCCCCTGCCGGAAAAATGGCACGGTTTATCGGACGAAGAAGAGCTATTGAGAAAACGCTATTTGGATATTTTATTTAACAGCGAGGTAAAAGACATATTTATAAAACGCGCGAAATTTTGGCAGTCTATCCGGGATTTTTTAATTAAGAAAAATTTTTTGGAAGTTGAAACTCCGGTCCTGGAGAATACCGCCGGCGGCGCCGACGCCAGGCCTTTTTTAACTCATCATAACGCTTTGGATATGAATGTTTATCTGCGTATTTGCGCCGGCGAATTATGGCAAAAACGGCTGATGATCGCGGGTTTTGAAAAAACTTTTGAGATTGGGCGAGTTTTTCGCAATGAAGGCATGGACGCCGAGCATCTGCAGGATTACACGCATATGGAATTTTATTGGGCCTACGCCGATTATGAAGCCGGCATGAAACTGGTTGAAGAGCTGTTTAAATACGCGGCCGAGGAAACTTTCGGCGCGCTTAAATTTAAAATTAAAAATTTTGCAGTTGATTTGGGGAAAACCTGGGAGCGCTATGATTACCGCGAAACCGTAAAAAAATATACGGGCGTTGATATTTTAGCTACGGATATAAAACAGATTGAAAAAAAACTAAAAGAACTGGGCGTGGAATATGATAAAAAAGGCTTTAATAAAACTCGCGCCATTGATAATTTATGGAAATATTGCCGTAAGCAAATCACCGGCCCGGGCTTTTTAACCGGCGTGCCGATTGAAGTCTCGCCTTTGGCTAAGCGCGATGAGAAACATCCGGAATTAAGCCAGAGATTTCAGGTGATTATCGCCGGCTCGGAACTAGGCAACGGCTATAGCGAGCTTAATGATCCTTTAGACCAGGTTGAAAGATTTAAAGAGCAGGCTAAATTAAGGGAAGCAGGGGACGAAGAAGCCCAGATGTTTGATGCTGAATTTGTGGAAGCTTTAGAATACGGCATGCCGCCGGCTTGCGGCTTTGGCATGTCGGAGCGCGTCTTTGCTTTTTTAATGGACAGATCCATGAGAGAATGCCAAATTTTCCCGCTGATGCGGCCGAAATAA
- the greA gene encoding transcription elongation factor GreA gives MPDQIISQEGYDKLKKELDERLGPKRLEIAGRIETAKELGDLSENAEYAEAKDEQAFNDGRIGELMALLKNVTIVQNNGDKHKVGMGSKVTALSEGKTKEFAIVSFNEANPGEGKISNESPLGVALLGKKKGEKITVNTPRGNVIYEILKVE, from the coding sequence ATGCCCGACCAAATCATTTCCCAAGAAGGCTATGATAAATTAAAGAAAGAGCTTGACGAAAGGCTTGGCCCTAAAAGGCTGGAAATCGCCGGCCGGATTGAAACGGCTAAAGAACTTGGAGATTTAAGCGAAAACGCCGAATATGCCGAAGCTAAAGATGAGCAAGCTTTTAACGACGGGCGGATCGGCGAGCTGATGGCTTTATTAAAAAACGTTACCATCGTGCAGAATAACGGCGATAAGCATAAGGTCGGCATGGGCTCAAAAGTAACCGCCTTAAGCGAAGGCAAAACCAAAGAGTTTGCTATCGTCAGCTTTAACGAAGCTAACCCAGGCGAAGGCAAAATTTCCAATGAATCGCCTTTGGGCGTAGCTTTGCTCGGAAAAAAGAAGGGTGAAAAAATAACGGTTAACACGCCTCGGGGCAATGTAATTTATGAAATTTTAAAAGTTGAATAA
- a CDS encoding GIY-YIG nuclease family protein, translating into MKEYTYYIYILTNINNKRFYIGVTNNLLNRCYEHKNKKFPKSFTAKYNINKLVYYEIFNDISYAISREKELKGWRREKKINLIKSNNLIFKDLIIDFL; encoded by the coding sequence ATGAAAGAATATACTTACTATATTTATATTTTAACTAACATCAATAATAAACGATTTTATATCGGAGTTACCAATAATCTATTGAACCGCTGCTATGAACATAAAAATAAAAAATTTCCAAAAAGTTTTACCGCGAAGTACAATATCAATAAATTAGTTTATTATGAAATATTTAATGATATTAGCTACGCCATCTCCAGAGAAAAAGAATTAAAAGGCTGGCGCAGAGAAAAGAAAATAAACTTAATAAAAAGTAACAACTTAATATTTAAAGACTTAATAATAGATTTTTTATAA
- the serS gene encoding serine--tRNA ligase has product MLNIKFIRENVDLIKTNCKNRLAKVDIGELIKADEERRALEAEIDELRAKRNTVSKTKPTAEEISAMKKLGETVKSLEEKYNSVYAGYKKLLFQVPNLTHPEVRVSANEDDNPILKTYGKPPKFKFTPLDHVQLAENLDLIDFDRAAKVSAAKFYYLKNQAVLLEFALIQYALETVIKHKFTPFITPDMAKQEVLEGLGFNPRGEATQIYNIEQTDPSAKLGTGLSLIGTAEITMGGYHMNEIIDEKDLPKKYVAVSHCFRTEAGSYSKFSKGIFRVHQFTKIEMFQYTLPENSEAAHQEMLNIEIEIFKGLGLPFRVIDHSTADLGGPSYRTYDLEAWLPGKPNKNGTAGDWAEITSTSNCTDYQARGLNIKYKDLAGEKHFVHMLNGTAIAVSRALIAIMENYQRADGSIEIPKVLRKYLPGKIKLIKSKKAA; this is encoded by the coding sequence ATGCTAAACATAAAATTCATCAGGGAGAACGTTGATTTAATAAAAACCAACTGCAAAAACCGGCTAGCCAAAGTTGATATCGGCGAATTAATAAAAGCCGACGAGGAGCGCCGCGCCCTGGAAGCCGAGATTGACGAGCTTAGGGCGAAAAGAAATACGGTTTCCAAAACTAAGCCCACGGCCGAAGAAATATCCGCGATGAAAAAATTGGGCGAAACCGTAAAAAGCCTGGAAGAAAAATATAATTCAGTTTATGCCGGATATAAAAAATTGCTTTTTCAGGTTCCGAATTTAACCCATCCCGAGGTGCGGGTAAGCGCTAATGAAGACGACAATCCGATATTAAAAACTTACGGTAAGCCGCCTAAATTTAAATTCACGCCGCTTGACCATGTTCAGCTGGCGGAAAATCTGGATTTAATTGACTTTGACCGCGCGGCTAAAGTCAGCGCCGCGAAATTTTATTACCTAAAAAACCAGGCGGTTTTATTGGAATTCGCTTTAATCCAATACGCTTTAGAAACCGTTATCAAGCATAAATTCACGCCGTTTATAACTCCGGACATGGCCAAGCAAGAAGTTTTAGAAGGCTTGGGCTTTAATCCGAGAGGCGAAGCAACGCAAATATATAATATTGAGCAAACCGATCCCTCGGCTAAACTCGGGACAGGCCTTAGCTTAATCGGCACGGCGGAAATAACCATGGGCGGCTACCATATGAATGAAATTATTGACGAAAAAGATTTGCCGAAAAAATACGTGGCCGTCTCCCATTGTTTTCGCACCGAAGCCGGCAGCTATTCAAAATTTTCCAAAGGCATTTTCCGCGTCCACCAATTTACTAAAATAGAAATGTTCCAATATACTTTGCCGGAAAACAGCGAAGCGGCCCATCAGGAAATGCTGAATATTGAAATAGAAATATTTAAAGGCCTGGGCCTGCCGTTCAGGGTTATTGACCACTCAACGGCCGACTTGGGCGGGCCGTCATACCGGACTTACGATTTAGAAGCTTGGCTGCCGGGCAAACCCAATAAAAACGGCACGGCCGGCGATTGGGCAGAAATTACTTCAACCTCTAACTGCACGGATTACCAGGCCAGAGGCTTAAACATCAAATATAAAGACCTAGCCGGCGAAAAGCATTTCGTGCATATGCTTAACGGCACGGCCATAGCGGTCAGCCGCGCCTTAATCGCCATTATGGAAAATTATCAGCGAGCCGACGGCTCAATAGAAATTCCCAAAGTTCTGCGCAAGTATCTGCCGGGAAAAATTAAATTGATAAAAAGCAAAAAGGCGGCTTAA
- a CDS encoding adenylyltransferase/cytidyltransferase family protein has product MTIKMKIVMIFGTFDILHPGHINFIKQAKKYGDCLIVVIARNSTVLKVKGKLPEHSEKQRLEAIKGLKLASKAVLGSLTDKYSAIKKYRPNIICLGYDQTNFVDRLKNELKRLKLKTKIVRLRPFMPHKYKTSIILKN; this is encoded by the coding sequence ATGACAATAAAAATGAAAATTGTTATGATTTTCGGCACATTTGATATTTTGCATCCCGGGCATATCAACTTTATAAAACAGGCTAAAAAATATGGCGATTGTCTAATCGTTGTTATTGCCCGCAACAGCACGGTTTTAAAGGTTAAAGGCAAATTGCCCGAGCATAGCGAAAAACAGCGCCTAGAGGCGATTAAAGGCCTAAAATTGGCGTCTAAAGCGGTATTAGGCAGTCTAACCGATAAATACAGCGCCATTAAAAAATACCGGCCGAATATAATCTGCCTGGGCTATGACCAAACTAATTTTGTTGACCGGCTTAAAAACGAATTAAAAAGATTAAAATTAAAAACTAAAATTGTAAGATTAAGGCCTTTTATGCCGCATAAATACAAAACATCTATTATTTTAAAAAACTAA